The following proteins come from a genomic window of Pseudomonas hygromyciniae:
- a CDS encoding LegC family aminotransferase — protein MLDSLVKFVREQYRTNEFIPLHAPVFGGNEKRYVLETVDSTFVSSVGAFVDRFEREMEAYTGSPRAVATVNGTAALHVALMLAGVKSGDLVLTQPLTFVATCNAIAYCGAEPVFIDVDKHTLGLSPVALERWLQEHAYLDVDGVCRVKSSDRVLRACLPMHTFGHPVELDSLIEVCGCWGLALVEDAAESLGSLYKGRHTGTFGCVGTLSFNGNKTITTGGGGMILANEALGGRAKHLTTTAKKAHAYEYVHDEVGYNYRLPNLNAALGCAQLEQLDSFIAAKRILAGRYQAFFEGSQFQFVVEPQGCRSNYWLNAVICENLMQRDELLAFSNQAGVMTRPIWKLMSHLPAYSKSLQGDLSNALWLEERVVNIPSSVVPELQV, from the coding sequence ATGCTCGACTCACTTGTGAAGTTTGTGCGGGAACAATATCGCACTAATGAATTCATTCCTTTGCATGCTCCTGTCTTTGGCGGGAACGAAAAGCGCTATGTGCTGGAAACTGTAGACTCGACGTTTGTTTCCAGCGTCGGTGCTTTCGTTGATCGTTTCGAACGCGAGATGGAAGCATATACCGGCAGTCCGCGAGCGGTCGCAACTGTCAATGGTACCGCCGCCTTGCATGTCGCCTTGATGCTGGCTGGTGTCAAGTCCGGTGATTTGGTCCTGACGCAACCGCTCACCTTTGTAGCGACCTGTAATGCTATTGCTTACTGCGGTGCCGAGCCTGTATTTATCGATGTGGACAAACACACCCTGGGGCTTTCACCGGTAGCGCTTGAGCGCTGGCTGCAGGAGCATGCCTATTTGGATGTCGACGGTGTCTGCAGAGTAAAAAGTAGTGACAGGGTGCTCCGCGCCTGTTTGCCCATGCATACATTTGGTCACCCTGTAGAACTGGATTCTCTGATTGAGGTGTGTGGGTGCTGGGGGCTGGCGTTGGTTGAAGATGCCGCGGAGTCTCTGGGCAGTCTTTACAAGGGGCGTCATACCGGTACGTTCGGTTGTGTGGGGACGTTGAGTTTTAACGGCAATAAAACTATCACCACTGGCGGCGGCGGTATGATCCTGGCCAATGAAGCTCTGGGGGGCCGCGCAAAACATCTCACTACCACTGCGAAAAAGGCCCATGCGTACGAGTACGTTCATGACGAGGTGGGCTATAACTATAGGTTACCGAATCTGAATGCGGCCCTTGGGTGTGCTCAGCTTGAACAGCTGGACTCCTTTATTGCGGCCAAGCGCATTCTGGCAGGCCGTTACCAGGCATTCTTCGAGGGCAGCCAGTTCCAGTTTGTCGTTGAGCCCCAGGGGTGTCGTTCCAATTACTGGCTCAACGCCGTGATTTGTGAAAACCTCATGCAGCGCGATGAGTTACTGGCGTTCAGCAACCAGGCAGGCGTAATGACGCGGCCAATCTGGAAGTTGATGAGTCATTTGCCTGCTTATTCGAAGAGTCTGCAGGGTGATTTGAGCAACGCCCTGTGGCTGGAAGAGCGGGTTGTTAATATACCGAGCAGCGTTGTGCCGGAGTTGCAGGTTTGA
- a CDS encoding NAD-dependent 4,6-dehydratase LegB, producing the protein MKKILVTGADGFIGSHLTELLVREGYEVKALSQYNSFNYWGWLEDVSCLKDIEVLNGDVRDPHYCKHITKGVDAVFHLAALIAIPYSYVAPDSYVDTNVKGTLNICQAAIDNGVQRVIHTSTSEVYGTAQYVPIDENHPLQPQSPYSASKMGADAMAMSFFNAFDLPLTIARPFNTYGPRQSARAVIPTIITQIASGKKQIKLGDVSPTRDFNYVADTCRGFLDLLRCEKAVGEVVNIGSNYEITVGDTLNLIRELMGSDVEFLTDDQRLRPEKSEVFRLWCDNRKIHGLTGFEPQYSIRQGLQETIDWFTRPENLAKYKADLYNV; encoded by the coding sequence ATGAAGAAAATTTTGGTGACCGGCGCAGATGGATTTATTGGGTCGCATCTGACCGAGCTCTTGGTTCGGGAAGGGTACGAAGTCAAGGCGTTATCTCAGTATAATTCTTTCAATTATTGGGGCTGGCTGGAAGATGTAAGTTGCCTGAAAGATATTGAAGTGTTGAATGGCGACGTCCGTGATCCGCACTATTGCAAACATATTACTAAGGGTGTTGATGCGGTGTTTCATCTAGCGGCGTTGATCGCTATTCCATACTCGTACGTTGCGCCTGATAGTTATGTGGACACTAACGTCAAAGGCACCTTGAATATTTGTCAGGCTGCTATCGATAACGGCGTGCAGAGGGTTATCCATACCTCCACCAGCGAGGTCTATGGTACTGCCCAATATGTACCAATAGATGAGAATCACCCGCTCCAGCCGCAGTCACCTTACAGTGCGTCGAAGATGGGTGCTGATGCCATGGCCATGAGCTTTTTCAACGCCTTCGATCTTCCACTGACTATTGCTCGTCCGTTTAACACTTACGGACCCCGTCAATCAGCGCGTGCGGTTATTCCGACGATCATCACGCAAATTGCCAGTGGTAAGAAGCAGATCAAGCTGGGTGATGTCTCGCCAACTCGTGACTTCAATTATGTGGCTGATACCTGCCGTGGTTTTCTGGACCTGTTACGTTGCGAAAAGGCTGTCGGTGAAGTCGTCAATATTGGCTCCAACTACGAGATCACTGTGGGTGATACCCTTAATCTCATTCGCGAGTTGATGGGTAGCGATGTGGAGTTTCTGACAGATGACCAGCGTTTGCGCCCAGAGAAGTCGGAAGTGTTCCGGCTGTGGTGCGACAACAGAAAAATTCACGGCCTTACAGGTTTTGAACCGCAGTATTCGATCCGCCAAGGTCTGCAGGAAACCATTGACTGGTTTACTCGCCCAGAGAACCTGGCTAAATATAAAGCCGATCTCTACAACGTCTGA
- a CDS encoding glycosyltransferase family 2 protein has translation MILIPAYEPDGTLVKLVDELLALMNTNEQTIPLLIVNDGSRTATALKVFAILVERGIEVLTHTVNMGKGAALKTGVAVARDRGLSFVVTADADGQHLPVDIMRVLAAGVETEDSVILGRRVFDASTPLRSKFGNELTTRVFHLVHGKRVNDTQTGLRFIPACFYEDLLAIPKNQYDFELAALILFARKNKLQEVVIKTIYEPGNPSSHFRKLQDSAKIYAVLLRGGLASLFLALMDFLTFHLVDLFSGSTTLSVIGARTVGTLGYFYLARNFVYKVDGDVVSTFIRYLLLVLLNISILVPMIDIAKEQFAIPKIATYIFGTLVLFFFNFFVQKAFIFKSPATEQ, from the coding sequence GTGATTTTGATTCCTGCCTACGAACCGGACGGCACTCTAGTCAAGCTAGTGGATGAACTTTTGGCACTAATGAACACAAATGAGCAGACAATACCGCTGCTCATTGTGAATGACGGTTCGCGCACTGCGACGGCGCTTAAGGTGTTCGCCATCTTGGTAGAACGTGGCATTGAAGTATTGACACATACCGTGAACATGGGGAAAGGGGCGGCGCTGAAGACGGGCGTCGCCGTCGCCCGCGATCGGGGACTTTCCTTTGTAGTCACAGCAGACGCCGATGGACAGCATCTGCCGGTAGACATCATGCGTGTATTGGCGGCAGGCGTGGAAACGGAGGATTCAGTCATTCTTGGCCGTCGCGTATTTGACGCTTCGACGCCCTTGCGCTCGAAGTTTGGCAACGAACTGACGACACGTGTATTCCATCTTGTTCATGGTAAACGTGTAAATGACACGCAAACTGGACTTCGATTTATTCCTGCTTGCTTTTATGAAGACCTGCTGGCCATACCCAAAAATCAATATGACTTCGAGCTGGCGGCACTTATTTTGTTTGCCCGCAAGAACAAACTGCAGGAAGTGGTGATTAAAACCATTTACGAGCCGGGCAACCCGTCGTCGCACTTTCGTAAACTTCAGGATTCAGCAAAAATCTACGCCGTGCTATTACGCGGCGGATTAGCTTCATTGTTCCTAGCACTCATGGATTTCCTGACGTTCCACCTGGTCGACTTGTTCAGCGGCTCGACAACCTTGTCCGTGATTGGAGCCCGCACCGTCGGAACACTTGGTTATTTCTACCTCGCTCGCAATTTTGTGTACAAAGTCGATGGCGATGTAGTCAGCACATTCATCCGGTACTTGCTGCTAGTACTGCTCAACATCTCAATACTGGTGCCGATGATCGATATTGCAAAGGAGCAGTTTGCGATACCCAAGATAGCCACTTACATCTTCGGGACTCTGGTACTGTTCTTCT
- the neuB gene encoding N-acetylneuraminate synthase, translating to MKASNEDSVYIIAEAGVNHNGERDLAFALVDAAAAAGANAVKFQTFDAVRLASKAAPKASYQKQSTDVAESQLAMLKKLELPRAWHVDLQAHARRSGIEFLSTAFDTDSLNFLCEMGLPFFKVPSGELTNGPLLWQFAHTGKPLVLSTGMATISEVEQGLAIVAHAVVSDREPANMDEVWKNWSRPEVRQRLHGHVTLLHCTSQYPTPWAEVNLRAMDTLKAFGLTVGYSDHTEGSLISIAAVARGAKVIEKHFTLDRSMPGPDHKASLEPDELKSMVSQIRALELALGDGCKAPQPSEWDTRKAARQQVVAARDIKSDSIITRDDLTTARSGSGLPPTALWELVGSRSQRAVQAGEIIEQ from the coding sequence ATGAAAGCATCCAACGAAGATTCGGTTTACATCATCGCTGAAGCGGGCGTTAACCATAATGGTGAGCGTGATCTGGCGTTCGCCCTCGTTGACGCGGCAGCGGCAGCGGGTGCTAATGCAGTGAAGTTTCAGACGTTTGACGCAGTACGTCTAGCATCAAAGGCTGCTCCCAAGGCCTCATATCAAAAGCAGAGTACTGACGTGGCAGAAAGCCAGCTTGCCATGCTCAAAAAGCTTGAGTTGCCAAGAGCGTGGCATGTTGATTTGCAGGCCCATGCACGGCGTAGTGGTATCGAATTTTTGTCTACCGCGTTTGATACCGACAGCCTGAATTTTTTGTGTGAAATGGGGTTGCCATTTTTCAAGGTGCCCTCTGGAGAGCTTACAAATGGCCCGCTGTTATGGCAATTCGCACATACTGGCAAGCCCCTTGTGCTTTCTACCGGCATGGCGACCATTAGCGAAGTTGAGCAGGGGTTAGCGATCGTAGCGCATGCAGTGGTCTCTGACCGTGAGCCTGCCAATATGGACGAAGTCTGGAAGAATTGGAGCCGCCCAGAGGTTCGTCAGCGTCTTCATGGCCACGTCACGCTACTTCATTGCACATCTCAATATCCGACGCCTTGGGCAGAGGTCAATCTGCGGGCGATGGACACGTTGAAGGCTTTCGGTTTGACGGTGGGTTATTCGGATCATACGGAAGGTAGTTTGATTTCCATCGCTGCCGTAGCCCGTGGAGCCAAGGTCATCGAGAAACATTTCACGTTGGACCGCTCGATGCCGGGGCCGGATCATAAGGCATCGCTGGAGCCTGATGAGTTGAAGTCCATGGTCAGTCAGATTCGCGCTCTGGAGTTGGCGTTGGGAGATGGGTGCAAGGCGCCTCAGCCGAGTGAATGGGATACTCGTAAAGCTGCTCGACAGCAGGTGGTGGCGGCAAGAGATATCAAATCAGACTCGATCATTACCAGAGATGACCTGACAACCGCTCGCAGTGGCTCCGGTTTGCCGCCCACGGCTTTGTGGGAACTGGTTGGCAGCCGCAGTCAGCGGGCTGTTCAAGCTGGTGAGATTATTGAGCAATGA
- the neuC gene encoding UDP-N-acetylglucosamine 2-epimerase: protein MKRNIAVFTGTRAEYGLLYWLMKDIQASERLALQVIVSGMHLSPEFGETWKGIEADGFAIDAKVEMLLSSDSDVGVVKSMGLGTLGFADTLDRLRPDILIVLGDRFEALAIVQAALIMKIPVAHLHGGEITEGAYDDAIRHAITKMAYFHFVATQPYRQRVIQMGESPERVFNVGAVGLDHLLRSPRMTRDELSESLEFDLNSPFLLVTYHPVTMLEEDPRQSFNALLSALDQFPEHKIILTYPNADNGGRAIIPLLEEYAQCAPERVKAIPSLGFRRYLSAVALADVVVGNSSSGIIEVPAFGVPTVNIGARQAGRLASASVINCTPDIRSIEDAIRRALSTAFASVCKEAVNPYGAGNAAHRIVDVLERFDGAYHKSFHDLS from the coding sequence TTGAAGCGCAACATTGCAGTGTTTACTGGAACTCGCGCCGAGTACGGTTTGCTTTATTGGCTGATGAAAGATATTCAGGCGAGTGAGCGCTTGGCGTTGCAGGTGATTGTGAGTGGTATGCACCTTTCACCTGAGTTTGGAGAAACCTGGAAAGGCATTGAGGCTGACGGTTTTGCCATTGATGCCAAAGTCGAAATGCTCCTGTCTTCGGATAGCGACGTGGGAGTAGTGAAGTCCATGGGGCTCGGCACCCTGGGCTTCGCCGATACCCTGGATCGTTTGCGTCCTGATATTTTGATTGTGCTCGGGGATCGTTTCGAAGCGCTGGCAATCGTGCAGGCCGCCCTGATCATGAAGATTCCGGTGGCGCATTTGCATGGTGGCGAAATTACCGAGGGCGCTTACGACGATGCTATTCGCCACGCCATCACCAAAATGGCCTATTTCCACTTTGTGGCTACGCAGCCGTATCGCCAGCGTGTCATCCAGATGGGTGAGTCACCTGAGCGAGTGTTCAACGTGGGAGCGGTAGGTTTGGACCATCTGCTGCGCAGTCCAAGAATGACGCGAGATGAGTTGTCGGAGAGTCTGGAGTTTGATCTGAACTCGCCTTTTCTGTTGGTGACTTACCACCCCGTAACGATGCTTGAAGAGGATCCAAGGCAAAGCTTCAATGCGCTGTTGTCCGCTCTTGATCAGTTTCCTGAGCACAAGATTATTCTCACGTATCCCAACGCCGATAACGGTGGGCGGGCAATTATTCCGTTGCTGGAAGAATATGCGCAGTGTGCCCCTGAGCGAGTCAAGGCAATTCCCTCACTCGGATTCAGGCGCTACCTGAGCGCGGTTGCGTTGGCCGATGTGGTGGTGGGTAACTCTTCCAGCGGCATTATTGAAGTGCCGGCTTTCGGTGTCCCTACTGTAAACATTGGTGCCCGGCAAGCCGGTCGCCTCGCCTCTGCTTCTGTGATCAATTGCACACCTGACATACGATCAATTGAAGACGCGATTCGCCGCGCGCTCTCTACAGCGTTCGCCAGTGTTTGCAAAGAGGCGGTCAACCCCTACGGCGCTGGCAATGCGGCCCATCGCATTGTTGATGTTCTCGAGCGTTTCGATGGGGCCTATCACAAGTCATTTCACGATTTGAGTTAA